A window of Bos taurus isolate L1 Dominette 01449 registration number 42190680 breed Hereford chromosome 19, ARS-UCD2.0, whole genome shotgun sequence contains these coding sequences:
- the PER1 gene encoding period circadian protein homolog 1 isoform X1: MSRSGPLEGAEGGGDPRPGEPFCPGGGPSPGPPEHRPCPGPSLADDTDANSNGSSGNESNGPESRGASQRSSHSSSSGNGKDSALLETTESSKSTNSQSPSPPSSSIAYSLLSASSEPDNPSTSGCSSEQSARARTQKELMTALRELKLRLPPERRGKGRSGTLATLQYALACVKQVQANQEFYQQWSLEEGEPCAMDMSTYTLEELEHVTSEYTLRNQDTFSVAVSFLTGRIVYISEQAGVLLRCKRDVFRGARFSELLAPQDVGVFYGSTTPSRLPTWGPGTSAGSGLKDFTQEKSVFCRIRGGPDRDPGPRYQPFRLTPYVTKIRVSDGAPAQPCCLLIAERIHSGYEAPRIPPDKRIFTTRHTPSCLFQDVDERAAPLLGYLPQDLLGAPVLLFLHPEDRPLMLAIHKKILQLAGQPFDHSPIRFCARNGEYVTMDTSWAGFVHPWSRKVAFVLGRHKVRTAPLNEDVFTPPVPSPALSLDSDIQELSEQIHRLLLQPVHSPSPTGLCGVGPVPSSGPLLSPGSSSDSNGGDAEGPGPPAPVTFQQICKDVHLVKHQGQQLFIESRARPLPRPRVPATGTFKAKTLPCQSPDLEAAPAPIQAPVALAAEDAERKEASSCSYQQINCLDSILRYLESCNLPSTAKRKCASSSSCTASSASDDDKQRAGPVSVGAKKDPSAVLPGEGATPLKEPVVGGGALSPLALANKAESVVSITSQCSFSSTIVHVGDKKPPESDIIMMEDLPSLPPGPAPSPAPSPTVAPDPAPDAYRPVGLTKAVLSLHTQKEEQAFLSRFRDFSRLRGLDSSSTAPSAPGERGCHHSLAIPGRRHHCRSKAKRSRHHQTTRAEAPGYISQPSPVPPSAPWPPPPATPPFPAVVQPYPLPVFPPRGGSQPLPPAPTSVPPAAFPAPLVTPMVALVLPNYLFPTPSTYPYGAPQMPAEGPPTPASRSPSPSLPPSPPHRSDSPLFNSRCSSPLQLNLLQLEEAPRGEGGAAAAGSGSSAGHPPPSEETAEPEARLAEVTESSNQDALSGSSDLLELLLQEDSRSGTGSAASGSLASGLGSGSGSHEGGSTSASITRSSQSSHTSKYFGSIDSSEAEAGAAQARAEPGDQVIKYVLQDPIWLLMANADQRVMMTYQVPSRDMASVLKQDRERLRAMQKQQPRFSEDQRRELGAVHSWVRKGQLPRALDVMACVDCGSSTQEPGHPDDPLFSEVDGLGLEPMEEGGGEGGGGGGEGEGSDEAQAQAGARVSSSQDLAMEEEEQGGSSPSPALPATENGTS, from the exons ATGAGCAGGAGCGGCCCGCTAGAAGGGGCTGAAGGGGGAGGGGACCCCAGGCCAGGGGAACCCTTTTGTCCTGGAGGGGGTCCAtcccctgggcctccagagcACCGACCTTGTCCTGGCCCCAGCTTGGCTGATGACACGGATGCCAACAGCAATGGCTCTAGCGGCAATGAGTCCAATGGACCCGAGTCCAGGGGTGCATCTCAGCGGAGTTCGCACAGCTCCTCCTCCGGCAATGGCAAGGACTCAGCTCTGCTGGAGACCACTGAGAGCAGCAAGAG CACGAACTCTCAGAGCCCATCCCCACCCAGCAGTTCTATTGCCTATAGCCTCCTGAGTGCCAGCTCTGAGCCAGACAACCCTTCTACCAGTGGCTGCAG CAGTGAACAGTCAGCTCGGGCAAGGACTCAGAAAGAACTCATGACGGCACTGCGAGAGCTCAAGCTTCGGCTGCCCCCGGAGCGCAGGGGCAAGGGCCGCTCCGGGACTCTGGCCACACTGCAATACGCGCTGGCCTGTGTCAAGCAGGTGCAAG CCAACCAGGAGTTCTACCAGCAATGGAGCCTGGAGGAGGGCGAACCGTGTGCCATGGACATGTCCACCTATACTCTGGAGGAGCTGGAGCACGTCACATCTGAGTACACACTCCGCAACCAG GACACCTTCTCCGTGGCTGTCTCCTTCCTGACAGGCCGCATCGTCTACATTTCCGAGCAGGCGGGTGTCCTGCTGCGCTGCAAGCGGGACGTGTTCCGGGGTGCCCGCTTCTCTGAGCTTTTGGCTCCCCAGGACGTGGGCGTCTTCTACGGTTCCACCACCCCATCCCGCCTGCCCACCTGGGGCCCAGGGACCTCTGCAG GTTCAGGCCTCAAGGACTTCACCCAGGAGAAGTCTGTCTTCTGTCGTATCAG AGGGGGTCCTGACCGGGATCCGGGGCCTCGGTACCAGCCATTCCGCCTAACCCCATATGTGACCAAGATCCGGGTCTCCGACGGGGCCCCTGCCCAGCCATGCTGCCTGCTCATCGCAGAGCGCATTCACTCTGGTTATGAAG CTCCCCGGATCCCCCCTGACAAGAGGATCTTCACCACACGACACACGCCCAGCTGCCTCTTCCAGGATGTGGATGAGAG GGCTGCCCCGCTGCTAGGCTACCTCCCCCAGGACCTCCTGGGGGCCCCAGTGCTCCTCTTCCTGCATCCGGAGGACCGACCCCTCATGCTGGCCATTCACAAGAAGA TCCTGCAGCTGGCCGGCCAGCCCTTTGACCACTCCCCTATTCGCTTCTGTGCCCGTAATGGGGAGTACGTCACCATGGACACCAGCTGGGCTGGTTTCGTGCACCCCTGGAGCCGCAAGGTGGCCTTTGTGTTGGGCCGCCACAAAGTACGCAC GGCGCCCCTGAATGAAGATGTATTCACTCCCCCGGTCCCCAGCCCTGCTCTGTCCCTGGACTCTGACATCCAAGAGCTCTCAGAGCAGATCCACCGGCTGCTGTTACAG CCTGTGCACAGCCCCAGCCCCACGGGCCTCTGTGGAGTAGGCCCCGTGCCTTCCTCTGGCCCTCTCCTCAGCCCTGGCTCCTCCAGTGACAGCAATGGGGGTGATGCCGAGGGACCTGGGCCTCCTGCCCCG GTGACCTTCCAGCAGATCTGTAAGGATGTGCACCTGGTGAAGCATCAGGGGCAGCAGCTTTTTATTGAGTCCCGGGCCCGGCCTCTGCCCCGGCCCCGTGTCCCTG CTACTGGCACATTCAAGGCCAAGACCCTTCCCTGCCAATCCCCAGACCTGGAGGCGGCCCCGGCTCCAATCCAGGCCCCAGTGGCCTTGGCCGCTGAGGATGCTGAGCGGAAAGAAGCCTCCAGTTGCTCCTACCAGCAGATCAACTGCCTGGACAGCATCCTCAG GTACCTGGAGAGCTGCAACCTCCCCAGCACCGCAAAGCGCAAATGTGCGTCCTCCTCTTCCTGCACTGCCTCTTCGGCCTCCGACGACGACAAGCAGCGGGCAGGCCCAGTCTCTGTGGGCGCCAAGAAAG ATCCATCAGCAGtgctgcctggggagggggccacCCCTCTGAAGGAGCCGGTGGTGGGAGGAGGAGCCCTGAGCCCACTCGCCCTGGCCAATAAGGCGGAGAGCGTGGTGTCCATCACCAGTCAGTGTAGCTTCAGCTCCACCATTGTCCATGTGGGAGACAAGAAGCCCCCGGAGTCGG ACATCATCATGATGGAGGACCTGCCCAGCCTGCCTCCTGGTCCagctcccagcccagcccctagTCCTACGGTAGCCCCTGACCCAGCCCCAGACGCCTACCGCCCAGTGGGCCTGACCAAGGCCGTGCTGTCCCTGCACACACAGAAGGAGGAGCAGGCCTTCCTCAGCCGCTTCCGTGACTTCAGCAGGCTGCGTGGACTGGACAGCTCCTCCACAGCCCCCTCGGCCCCTGGCGAGCGAG GCTGCCACCACAGCCTTGCCATCCCCGGCCGCCGCCACCACTGCCGATCCAAAGCCAAGCGCTCACGTCACCACCAGACAACTCGGGCCGAAGCCCCCGGCTACATCTCCCAGCCCTCGCCTGTGCCACCCTCTGCCCCCTGGCCCCCGCCACCAGCCACTCCTCCCTTCCCAGCTGTGGTCCAGCCATACCCACTCCCCGTGTTCCCCCCGAGAGGTGGCTCTCAgcctctccctcctgctcccaCGTCTGTGCCTCCTGCAGCTTTCCCTGCCCCCCTGGTGACCCCCATGGTGGCCTTGGTGCTCCCTAACTATCTGTTCCCTACCCCATCCACCTACCCCTACGGGGCACCCCAGATGCCTGCTGAGGGGCCTCCTACCCCTGCCTCCCGCTCCCCGTCTCCGTCCCTGCCCCCGAGCCCTCCCCACCGCTCCGACTCTCCGCTCTTCAACTCAAGATGCAGCTCCCCACTCCAGCTAAACCTGCTGCAGCTTGAGGAGGCCCCTCGAGGTGAGGGGGGTGCAGCGGCAGCGGGCTCTGGGAGCAGTGCTGGGCACCCCCCTCCCAGCGAGGAGACGGCAGAACCAGAGGCCAGACTG gcggAGGTAACTGAGTCCTCCAACCAGGATGCTCTCTCGGGCTCCAGTGACCTGCTGGAGTTGCTGCTACAAGAGGACTCTCGATCAGGCACGGGCTCTGCTGCCTCAGGCTCCTTGGCCTCCGGCTTGGGCTCTGGTTCAGGCTCCCATGAGGGGGGCAGCACTTCCGCCAGCATCACGC GCAGCAGTCAGAGCAGCCACACGAGCAAGTACTTTGGCAGCATCGATTCTTCAGAGGCTGAGGCTGGGGCTGCCCAGGCCAGGGCTGAGCCTGGGGACCAGGTCATTAAGTATGTGCTCCAGGATCCCATCTGGCTGCTCATGGCCAATGCTGACCAGCGTGTCATGATGACTTATCAGGTGCCCTCCAG ggacaTGGCCTCTGTGCTGAAGCAGGACCGGGAGCGGCTCCGGGCCATGCAGAAGCAGCAGCCTCGGTTCTCGGAGGACCAGCGGAGGGAACTGGGTGCTGTGCACTCCTGGGTCCGGAAAGGTCAACTGCCTCGGGCCCTTGATGTGATG GCCTGTGTGGACTGCGGTAGCAGCACCCAAGAGCCTGGCCATCCTGATGACCCTCTCTTCTCGGAAGTGGATGGACTGGGGCTGGAGCCCATGGAGGAGGGCGGAGGCGagggtggtggcggtggtggtgagGGTGAGGGCAGCGATGAGGCCCAGGCCCAAGCTGGGGCCAGGGTCTCGAGCTCTCAGGACCTGGCCATGGAAGAGGAGGAGCAAGGTGGGAGCTCACCCAGTCCAGCCTTACCTGCCACAGAAAATGGCACCAGCTAG
- the PER1 gene encoding period circadian protein homolog 1 isoform X2: MSRSGPLEGAEGGGDPRPGEPFCPGGGPSPGPPEHRPCPGPSLADDTDANSNGSSGNESNGPESRGASQRSSHSSSSGNGKDSALLETTESSKSTNSQSPSPPSSSIAYSLLSASSEPDNPSTSGCSSEQSARARTQKELMTALRELKLRLPPERRGKGRSGTLATLQYALACVKQVQANQEFYQQWSLEEGEPCAMDMSTYTLEELEHVTSEYTLRNQDTFSVAVSFLTGRIVYISEQAGVLLRCKRDVFRGARFSELLAPQDVGVFYGSTTPSRLPTWGPGTSAGSGLKDFTQEKSVFCRIRGGPDRDPGPRYQPFRLTPYVTKIRVSDGAPAQPCCLLIAERIHSGYEAPRIPPDKRIFTTRHTPSCLFQDVDERAAPLLGYLPQDLLGAPVLLFLHPEDRPLMLAIHKKILQLAGQPFDHSPIRFCARNGEYVTMDTSWAGFVHPWSRKVAFVLGRHKVRTAPLNEDVFTPPVPSPALSLDSDIQELSEQIHRLLLQPVHSPSPTGLCGVGPVPSSGPLLSPGSSSDSNGGDAEGPGPPAPVTFQQICKDVHLVKHQGQQLFIESRARPLPRPRVPATGTFKAKTLPCQSPDLEAAPAPIQAPVALAAEDAERKEASSCSYQQINCLDSILRYLESCNLPSTAKRKCASSSSCTASSASDDDKQRAGPVSVGAKKDIIMMEDLPSLPPGPAPSPAPSPTVAPDPAPDAYRPVGLTKAVLSLHTQKEEQAFLSRFRDFSRLRGLDSSSTAPSAPGERGCHHSLAIPGRRHHCRSKAKRSRHHQTTRAEAPGYISQPSPVPPSAPWPPPPATPPFPAVVQPYPLPVFPPRGGSQPLPPAPTSVPPAAFPAPLVTPMVALVLPNYLFPTPSTYPYGAPQMPAEGPPTPASRSPSPSLPPSPPHRSDSPLFNSRCSSPLQLNLLQLEEAPRGEGGAAAAGSGSSAGHPPPSEETAEPEARLAEVTESSNQDALSGSSDLLELLLQEDSRSGTGSAASGSLASGLGSGSGSHEGGSTSASITRSSQSSHTSKYFGSIDSSEAEAGAAQARAEPGDQVIKYVLQDPIWLLMANADQRVMMTYQVPSRDMASVLKQDRERLRAMQKQQPRFSEDQRRELGAVHSWVRKGQLPRALDVMACVDCGSSTQEPGHPDDPLFSEVDGLGLEPMEEGGGEGGGGGGEGEGSDEAQAQAGARVSSSQDLAMEEEEQGGSSPSPALPATENGTS; this comes from the exons ATGAGCAGGAGCGGCCCGCTAGAAGGGGCTGAAGGGGGAGGGGACCCCAGGCCAGGGGAACCCTTTTGTCCTGGAGGGGGTCCAtcccctgggcctccagagcACCGACCTTGTCCTGGCCCCAGCTTGGCTGATGACACGGATGCCAACAGCAATGGCTCTAGCGGCAATGAGTCCAATGGACCCGAGTCCAGGGGTGCATCTCAGCGGAGTTCGCACAGCTCCTCCTCCGGCAATGGCAAGGACTCAGCTCTGCTGGAGACCACTGAGAGCAGCAAGAG CACGAACTCTCAGAGCCCATCCCCACCCAGCAGTTCTATTGCCTATAGCCTCCTGAGTGCCAGCTCTGAGCCAGACAACCCTTCTACCAGTGGCTGCAG CAGTGAACAGTCAGCTCGGGCAAGGACTCAGAAAGAACTCATGACGGCACTGCGAGAGCTCAAGCTTCGGCTGCCCCCGGAGCGCAGGGGCAAGGGCCGCTCCGGGACTCTGGCCACACTGCAATACGCGCTGGCCTGTGTCAAGCAGGTGCAAG CCAACCAGGAGTTCTACCAGCAATGGAGCCTGGAGGAGGGCGAACCGTGTGCCATGGACATGTCCACCTATACTCTGGAGGAGCTGGAGCACGTCACATCTGAGTACACACTCCGCAACCAG GACACCTTCTCCGTGGCTGTCTCCTTCCTGACAGGCCGCATCGTCTACATTTCCGAGCAGGCGGGTGTCCTGCTGCGCTGCAAGCGGGACGTGTTCCGGGGTGCCCGCTTCTCTGAGCTTTTGGCTCCCCAGGACGTGGGCGTCTTCTACGGTTCCACCACCCCATCCCGCCTGCCCACCTGGGGCCCAGGGACCTCTGCAG GTTCAGGCCTCAAGGACTTCACCCAGGAGAAGTCTGTCTTCTGTCGTATCAG AGGGGGTCCTGACCGGGATCCGGGGCCTCGGTACCAGCCATTCCGCCTAACCCCATATGTGACCAAGATCCGGGTCTCCGACGGGGCCCCTGCCCAGCCATGCTGCCTGCTCATCGCAGAGCGCATTCACTCTGGTTATGAAG CTCCCCGGATCCCCCCTGACAAGAGGATCTTCACCACACGACACACGCCCAGCTGCCTCTTCCAGGATGTGGATGAGAG GGCTGCCCCGCTGCTAGGCTACCTCCCCCAGGACCTCCTGGGGGCCCCAGTGCTCCTCTTCCTGCATCCGGAGGACCGACCCCTCATGCTGGCCATTCACAAGAAGA TCCTGCAGCTGGCCGGCCAGCCCTTTGACCACTCCCCTATTCGCTTCTGTGCCCGTAATGGGGAGTACGTCACCATGGACACCAGCTGGGCTGGTTTCGTGCACCCCTGGAGCCGCAAGGTGGCCTTTGTGTTGGGCCGCCACAAAGTACGCAC GGCGCCCCTGAATGAAGATGTATTCACTCCCCCGGTCCCCAGCCCTGCTCTGTCCCTGGACTCTGACATCCAAGAGCTCTCAGAGCAGATCCACCGGCTGCTGTTACAG CCTGTGCACAGCCCCAGCCCCACGGGCCTCTGTGGAGTAGGCCCCGTGCCTTCCTCTGGCCCTCTCCTCAGCCCTGGCTCCTCCAGTGACAGCAATGGGGGTGATGCCGAGGGACCTGGGCCTCCTGCCCCG GTGACCTTCCAGCAGATCTGTAAGGATGTGCACCTGGTGAAGCATCAGGGGCAGCAGCTTTTTATTGAGTCCCGGGCCCGGCCTCTGCCCCGGCCCCGTGTCCCTG CTACTGGCACATTCAAGGCCAAGACCCTTCCCTGCCAATCCCCAGACCTGGAGGCGGCCCCGGCTCCAATCCAGGCCCCAGTGGCCTTGGCCGCTGAGGATGCTGAGCGGAAAGAAGCCTCCAGTTGCTCCTACCAGCAGATCAACTGCCTGGACAGCATCCTCAG GTACCTGGAGAGCTGCAACCTCCCCAGCACCGCAAAGCGCAAATGTGCGTCCTCCTCTTCCTGCACTGCCTCTTCGGCCTCCGACGACGACAAGCAGCGGGCAGGCCCAGTCTCTGTGGGCGCCAAGAAAG ACATCATCATGATGGAGGACCTGCCCAGCCTGCCTCCTGGTCCagctcccagcccagcccctagTCCTACGGTAGCCCCTGACCCAGCCCCAGACGCCTACCGCCCAGTGGGCCTGACCAAGGCCGTGCTGTCCCTGCACACACAGAAGGAGGAGCAGGCCTTCCTCAGCCGCTTCCGTGACTTCAGCAGGCTGCGTGGACTGGACAGCTCCTCCACAGCCCCCTCGGCCCCTGGCGAGCGAG GCTGCCACCACAGCCTTGCCATCCCCGGCCGCCGCCACCACTGCCGATCCAAAGCCAAGCGCTCACGTCACCACCAGACAACTCGGGCCGAAGCCCCCGGCTACATCTCCCAGCCCTCGCCTGTGCCACCCTCTGCCCCCTGGCCCCCGCCACCAGCCACTCCTCCCTTCCCAGCTGTGGTCCAGCCATACCCACTCCCCGTGTTCCCCCCGAGAGGTGGCTCTCAgcctctccctcctgctcccaCGTCTGTGCCTCCTGCAGCTTTCCCTGCCCCCCTGGTGACCCCCATGGTGGCCTTGGTGCTCCCTAACTATCTGTTCCCTACCCCATCCACCTACCCCTACGGGGCACCCCAGATGCCTGCTGAGGGGCCTCCTACCCCTGCCTCCCGCTCCCCGTCTCCGTCCCTGCCCCCGAGCCCTCCCCACCGCTCCGACTCTCCGCTCTTCAACTCAAGATGCAGCTCCCCACTCCAGCTAAACCTGCTGCAGCTTGAGGAGGCCCCTCGAGGTGAGGGGGGTGCAGCGGCAGCGGGCTCTGGGAGCAGTGCTGGGCACCCCCCTCCCAGCGAGGAGACGGCAGAACCAGAGGCCAGACTG gcggAGGTAACTGAGTCCTCCAACCAGGATGCTCTCTCGGGCTCCAGTGACCTGCTGGAGTTGCTGCTACAAGAGGACTCTCGATCAGGCACGGGCTCTGCTGCCTCAGGCTCCTTGGCCTCCGGCTTGGGCTCTGGTTCAGGCTCCCATGAGGGGGGCAGCACTTCCGCCAGCATCACGC GCAGCAGTCAGAGCAGCCACACGAGCAAGTACTTTGGCAGCATCGATTCTTCAGAGGCTGAGGCTGGGGCTGCCCAGGCCAGGGCTGAGCCTGGGGACCAGGTCATTAAGTATGTGCTCCAGGATCCCATCTGGCTGCTCATGGCCAATGCTGACCAGCGTGTCATGATGACTTATCAGGTGCCCTCCAG ggacaTGGCCTCTGTGCTGAAGCAGGACCGGGAGCGGCTCCGGGCCATGCAGAAGCAGCAGCCTCGGTTCTCGGAGGACCAGCGGAGGGAACTGGGTGCTGTGCACTCCTGGGTCCGGAAAGGTCAACTGCCTCGGGCCCTTGATGTGATG GCCTGTGTGGACTGCGGTAGCAGCACCCAAGAGCCTGGCCATCCTGATGACCCTCTCTTCTCGGAAGTGGATGGACTGGGGCTGGAGCCCATGGAGGAGGGCGGAGGCGagggtggtggcggtggtggtgagGGTGAGGGCAGCGATGAGGCCCAGGCCCAAGCTGGGGCCAGGGTCTCGAGCTCTCAGGACCTGGCCATGGAAGAGGAGGAGCAAGGTGGGAGCTCACCCAGTCCAGCCTTACCTGCCACAGAAAATGGCACCAGCTAG